In Oceanibaculum nanhaiense, the following proteins share a genomic window:
- a CDS encoding TRAP transporter permease — protein sequence MSNTSESRKGLSEADLQDLVAQADTGGRSPTGPVGLLLLVTAVTWSLFQLWYASPLPFMLNFAILNDTEARSIHLAFALFLGFLAYPALKSSPRSYIPVQDWIFAILAALCSAYIFLFYRELSTRPGMPTQLDLTVAVIGMLMLLEATRRALGPPLMIVAIVFLIYTFAGPYMPSVIAHKGASLQRTMDQQWITTEGVFGIALGVSTSFVFLFVLFGSLLDKAGAGNYFIKVAFALLGHLRGGPAKAAVVASGMTGLISGSSIANTVTTGTFTIPLMKRVGYPAEKAGAVEVSASVNGQIMPPVMGAAAFLMVEYVGISYVDVIKHAFLPAIISYIALLYIVHLEALKLGLKGMDKPNPKTLPMALLSFAVTVASIIILSGVVYFGIGWIKTAFGDAASAIVAVLVLATYIGLVWYSTTVPELVMDDPDSPLLKLPETAPTVKSGLHFLLPVVVLIWCLMIERLSPGLSAFWATAFMIFILLTQRPMIALFRKTDIVAAVRQGGLELIDGLATGARNMIGIGIATAAAGIIVGTVSLTGIGLIMTEFVEFISAGNLMLMLIFTAVISLILGMGLPTTANYIVVSTLMAPVIVELGAQSGLLVPLIAVHLFVFYFGIMADVTPPVGLASFAAAAISGADPIKTGLVSFYYSMRTAILPFIFIFNTELLLINIGGPLHLILTVSAAVIAMLVFAASTQGYFLVRSRLWESVALALVAFTLLRPGFWMDMIYPPLERIDPKQIVEVVDDKPADAMLRVVVEGLTLDGKEVSKTVRLPLGPQADGVTRLQFAGIEVIEDDGRMLVDNVVFGSPAEKAGIDFDWEIKVVELPVETPDKQWMFIPALILLGGIVALQRRRREDTPAAATA from the coding sequence ATGTCCAATACAAGCGAAAGCCGCAAGGGTCTTTCCGAGGCCGACCTGCAGGATCTGGTCGCCCAGGCTGATACCGGGGGCCGCTCGCCAACCGGCCCGGTCGGCTTGCTGCTGCTGGTGACCGCCGTTACCTGGTCGCTGTTCCAGCTCTGGTATGCCTCGCCGCTACCCTTCATGCTGAACTTCGCGATCCTGAACGACACCGAGGCGCGCTCGATCCACCTCGCCTTCGCGCTGTTCCTGGGATTCCTGGCCTATCCGGCGCTGAAAAGCTCGCCGCGCAGCTATATCCCGGTCCAGGACTGGATCTTCGCCATTCTGGCCGCCCTCTGCTCCGCCTACATCTTCCTGTTCTACCGCGAGCTTTCCACGCGGCCGGGCATGCCGACGCAGCTTGACCTGACGGTCGCGGTCATCGGCATGCTGATGCTGCTGGAGGCGACGCGCCGCGCCCTCGGGCCGCCGCTGATGATCGTCGCCATCGTCTTCCTGATCTATACCTTCGCCGGCCCCTACATGCCGTCGGTGATCGCGCATAAGGGGGCGTCGCTCCAGCGCACCATGGACCAGCAGTGGATCACGACGGAAGGCGTGTTCGGCATCGCGCTCGGCGTGTCCACCAGCTTCGTCTTCCTGTTCGTGCTGTTCGGCTCGCTGCTCGACAAGGCGGGGGCCGGCAATTACTTCATCAAGGTCGCCTTCGCGCTGCTCGGCCATCTGCGCGGCGGCCCGGCCAAGGCGGCCGTGGTGGCGTCGGGCATGACCGGGCTGATCTCCGGCTCCTCCATCGCCAACACGGTGACCACCGGCACCTTCACCATCCCGCTGATGAAGCGCGTCGGCTACCCGGCGGAGAAGGCCGGCGCCGTCGAGGTCTCCGCCTCGGTCAATGGTCAGATCATGCCGCCGGTGATGGGCGCCGCCGCCTTCCTGATGGTGGAATATGTCGGCATTTCCTATGTCGATGTCATCAAGCACGCCTTCCTGCCGGCGATCATCTCCTACATCGCCCTGCTCTACATCGTCCATCTGGAGGCGCTGAAGCTGGGGCTGAAGGGAATGGACAAGCCGAACCCGAAGACGCTGCCGATGGCGCTCCTTAGCTTTGCCGTCACCGTCGCCAGCATCATCATCCTGTCGGGCGTGGTCTATTTCGGCATCGGCTGGATCAAGACCGCCTTCGGCGACGCCGCCAGCGCCATCGTCGCCGTGCTGGTTCTGGCGACCTATATCGGGCTGGTCTGGTATTCCACCACCGTGCCGGAACTGGTGATGGACGACCCGGATTCGCCGCTGCTGAAGCTGCCGGAAACCGCGCCCACCGTGAAGTCGGGCCTGCATTTCCTGCTGCCGGTCGTGGTGCTGATCTGGTGTCTGATGATCGAGCGGCTGTCGCCCGGCCTGTCGGCCTTCTGGGCGACCGCCTTCATGATCTTCATCCTGCTGACCCAGCGCCCGATGATCGCGCTGTTCCGCAAGACCGATATCGTGGCAGCGGTGCGCCAGGGCGGGCTGGAACTGATCGACGGCCTGGCCACCGGTGCGCGCAACATGATCGGCATCGGCATCGCCACGGCAGCGGCCGGCATCATCGTCGGCACCGTGTCGCTGACCGGCATCGGCCTGATCATGACCGAGTTCGTGGAGTTCATCTCCGCCGGCAATCTGATGCTGATGCTGATCTTCACCGCCGTCATCAGCCTGATCCTGGGCATGGGGCTGCCGACCACGGCGAACTACATCGTGGTCTCCACCCTGATGGCGCCGGTGATCGTCGAGCTGGGCGCGCAGAGCGGGCTGCTGGTGCCGCTGATCGCGGTGCATCTGTTCGTGTTCTATTTCGGCATCATGGCGGATGTGACGCCGCCGGTCGGTCTCGCCTCCTTCGCCGCCGCGGCGATCTCCGGCGCCGACCCGATCAAGACCGGCCTGGTGTCGTTCTACTATTCCATGCGCACGGCGATCCTGCCCTTCATCTTCATCTTCAATACCGAGCTGCTGCTGATCAATATCGGCGGACCGCTGCATCTGATCCTCACCGTATCGGCGGCGGTGATAGCCATGCTGGTCTTCGCCGCCTCGACCCAGGGCTACTTCCTGGTGCGCAGCCGATTGTGGGAATCGGTGGCGCTGGCGCTGGTTGCCTTCACCCTGCTCAGGCCCGGCTTCTGGATGGACATGATCTATCCGCCGCTGGAGCGCATCGATCCCAAGCAGATCGTCGAGGTGGTGGACGACAAGCCGGCGGACGCGATGCTGCGTGTCGTCGTCGAGGGGCTGACGCTGGACGGCAAGGAGGTCAGCAAGACCGTCCGCCTGCCGCTGGGCCCACAGGCCGACGGCGTGACGAGGCTGCAATTTGCCGGCATCGAGGTCATTGAGGATGACGGCAGGATGCTGGTCGATAACGTCGTGTTCGGCTCACCCGCCGAGAAGGCCGGCATCGACTTCGACTGGGAGATCAAGGTGGTCGAACTGCCGGTCGAGACGCCGGACAAGCAATGGATGTTCATTCCGGCGCTGATCCTGCTGGGCGGCATCGTGGCCCTCCAGCGCCGCCGCCGGGAAGATACCCCCGCCGCCGCAACCGCGTAA
- a CDS encoding TAXI family TRAP transporter solute-binding subunit, with the protein MKKLTLLSFGAALAFGGLALADGTAAQAQQKFFTIGTGGVTGVYYPAGGAICRLVNADRKTHGLRCSVESTGGSIYNINAISQGEMEIGVAQSDWQYHAYNGTAGQFEGKPIKQIRAMFSLHPEPFTVLARKDSGIKNFEDMKGKRVNIGNPGSGQRATMDVVLKAKGWTTADFSLASELKPAEQSQALCDNKVDAIVYTVGHPNGSIQEATTSCETVLVNVDGPAIDKLLAENPFYSKATIPGGMYTGNANDTTTFGVGATVVTSATVAEDVVYQTVKAVFENFDDFKKLHPAFGVLDKKGMTMNALSAPLHDGAAKYYREAGLM; encoded by the coding sequence ATGAAAAAGCTCACACTTCTGTCCTTTGGCGCCGCCCTGGCGTTTGGCGGGCTGGCACTGGCCGACGGTACGGCCGCACAGGCGCAGCAGAAATTCTTCACCATCGGCACCGGCGGCGTCACCGGCGTCTATTACCCGGCCGGCGGTGCGATCTGCCGTCTGGTGAACGCCGACCGCAAGACGCATGGTCTGCGTTGCTCGGTGGAAAGCACCGGCGGTTCGATCTACAACATCAACGCTATTTCCCAGGGCGAGATGGAGATCGGCGTCGCGCAGTCCGACTGGCAGTACCATGCCTATAACGGCACGGCCGGCCAGTTCGAGGGCAAGCCGATCAAGCAGATCCGCGCCATGTTCTCGCTGCATCCCGAACCCTTCACGGTGCTGGCCCGCAAGGATTCCGGCATCAAGAATTTCGAGGATATGAAGGGCAAGCGCGTCAATATCGGCAATCCGGGCTCCGGCCAGCGCGCCACCATGGATGTGGTGCTGAAGGCCAAGGGCTGGACCACCGCCGACTTCTCGCTGGCTTCGGAGCTGAAGCCGGCCGAGCAGAGCCAGGCGCTGTGCGACAACAAGGTTGACGCCATCGTCTATACCGTCGGCCATCCGAACGGGTCGATCCAGGAAGCCACCACCTCCTGCGAGACCGTGCTGGTGAATGTGGATGGCCCGGCCATCGACAAGCTGCTGGCCGAGAACCCGTTCTATTCCAAGGCGACCATTCCGGGCGGCATGTACACCGGCAATGCGAACGACACCACCACCTTCGGCGTCGGCGCCACGGTCGTGACCTCCGCCACCGTCGCCGAGGACGTGGTCTATCAGACCGTGAAGGCGGTGTTCGAGAATTTCGATGACTTCAAGAAGCTGCACCCGGCCTTCGGCGTGCTCGACAAGAAGGGCATGACCATGAACGCCCTGTCGGCCCCGCTGCATGACGGTGCCGCCAAATACTATCGCGAAGCTGGCCTGATGTAA